The Streptomyces sp. DG1A-41 genomic sequence CGTCACTTTAGTCCACCCTGTCTTCCGGTCAATCAACCGGCCTGCGCGTCGCGACCGGCGGCACACCGCCCTTGTGGGTTAACTCACTACAAGGTCCGTTGGCGTTCTTTGTCCTCTCTCACAGCGGGCCGGAAACAGTCGTGACCAGTACCGTCATGAATATGACGACTTCTGCATCGATTCCCACAGGTTCGGAGAGCGCCACAGCCGCGGGCGGCACGGTCACGGACCGTATCGTCGAGGCGAACGCCCAGTACGCCGCCGCCTTCGGGCACGCCGGGATGGACGCCAAGCCCGCCCTGCACGTAGCCGTCGTGGCCTGCATGGACGCCCGCCTCGACCCGCTCGCCGCGCTCGGTCTGGAGCTCGGCGACTGCCACACCATCCGCAATGCCGGCGGCGTCGTCACCGACGACGTGATCCGCTCCCTCACCATCAGCCAGCGCAAGCTGGGCACGCGCAGCGTCGTCCTCGTCCACCACACCGGCTGCGGTATGGAGACCCTGAGCGAGGGCTTCCGGGGCGAGCTGGAGGCCGAGGTCGGCCAGCGCCCGGCGTGGGCGGTGGAGTGCTTCTCGGACGTCGACCAGGACGTACGGCAGTCGATGCGGCGCGTGCGCACCTCGCCGTTCCTGCCGCACACGGACGACGTGCGGGGGTTCGTCTTCGACGTGAAGACCGGCCTGCTGCGGGAGATCGACCCCGCCTCCTGACCTGGTCGCCCGCCCCGGCACAACCTGCTGTAGCTGTCGAAAGCCTGTCAGTCACACGTTCGAATGACCGTAAGGCCGACATATCGCGGCCAGTTATCCACAGTCGAGTGACACGAATCGGTAACGGCAGCAAGAATGCGGGAGTGGCATCACGCGGAACTGTTCACGCGTGGTGTCCGTGGTTCGGGGTGGGCCGGCCCGCGTCTTGGGGCGTCGGCCCGGGAAAATGGGGTATCCCGTGCTCCTTGGGAGCACGGGAAAGGCCGAGGAGGGCCGGGTGACGACCTATGACGATCGAGCGAGCCTCACTGATCTGACCGCCGTGGTGGAACGCGTGCGGGAGTCGGTGGAAGGCGTGATCGAGGGCAAGCCCGAGGTCGTACGGCTCTCGCTGACCGTGCTGCTGGCCGAGGGACATCTGCTGATCGAGGACGTCCCGGGCGTCGGCAAGACGATGCTCGCCAAGGCACTGGCGCGGTCCATCGACTGCTCGGTGCGGCGGATCCAGTTCACGCCCGACCTGCTGCCGTCGGACATCACCGGTGTGTCCATCTGGGACCAGCAGCGCAGCGACTTCGAGTTCAAGCCGGGTGCGATCTTCGCGCAGGTGGTGATCGGTGACGAGATCAACCGCGCCTCGCCCAAGACGCAGTCCGCGCTCCTGGAGTCGATGGAGGAGCGCCAGGTCACCATCGACGGCAAGACCTACGAGCTGCCCAGCCCCTTCATGGTGGTGGCGACGCAGAACCCGGTCGAGATGGAGGGCACCTACCCGCTGCCGGAGGCCCAGCGCGACCGTTTCATGGCCCGGGTCTCGGTCGGCTATCCCAGCCCCGAGGCCGAGCTCCAGATGCTGGACGTGCACGGCGGCGTCTCGCCGTTGGAGGACCTCCAGCCCGTGGCCCACGCGCACGAGATCCTCAAGCTGATCGAGGCGGTGCGCGGCGTCCATGTCGCCGAGCCGGTCCGGCGCTACGCGGTGGACCTGGTCGGCGCCACGCGCACGCACCCCGACCTGAGACTGGGCGCCTCCCCGCGTGCGACGCTGCACCTGCTGCGCGCGGCGAAGGCGTCCGCAGCCCTGAGCGGCCGGGAGTACGCGCTGCCGGACGACGTGCAGGCACTCGCCGTCGCCGTCCTGGCCCACCGCCTGCTGCCCACCGCCCAGGCCCAGCTCAACCGCCGCACGGCCCAGCAGGTCGTCGAGGAGATCCTCCAGCGCACTGCGGTGCCGGCGGCGCCCCAGCAGAGCGGCTTCGGCGGCCTCGGCCGGGGCGTGCCGGCGTATCCGCAGCAGCCGCCGCGGAGGCTGTGATGACCACCGCGGGGACGGGGCAGTCGGAGGCCGACCGGGGCGAGAAGGGTGGCATCCGCACCGCCCTGGCCGGTCTGACCACCCGCGGACGCTCCTTCCTGGCCGCCGGCGTCGCGGCCGCCGCCTGTTCGTACGTGCTCGGGCAGAGCGACCTGCTGCGCGTGGGCCTGCTGCTTGCGGTGCTGCCGCTGGTGTGCGCGACGGTGCTGTACCGCACGCGCTACCGGGTCGCGGGCAGCCGCCGCCTCTCCCCCGCGCGCGTGCCGGCCGGCAGCGAGGCCCGGGTCCATCTGCGGATGGACAACGTCTCGCGGCTGCCCACGGGCCTGCTGATGCTCCAGGACCGGGTGCCGTACGTACTCGGTCCCCGGCCCCGTTTCGTGCTCGACCGGGTGGAGGCGGGCGGCCGGCGAGAGGTGTCCTACCGGGTGCGCTCCGACCTGCGCGGCCGCTACCCGCTGGGCCCGCTTCAGTTGCGCCTGACCGACCCGTTCGGCATGTGCGAGCTGACCCGGTCCTTCTCGACGCACGACACCCTGACGGTGATCCCGCGCGTGGAACCGCTGGCGCCGGTGCGCCTGAGCGGCGAGGCGAAGGGGTACGGCGAAGGGCGGCAGCGTTCGCTCGCGCTGGCCGGCGAGGACGACGTGATCCCGCGCGGGTACCGCTACGGCGACGACCTGCGCCGCGTGCACTGGCGCTCCACGGCCCGCTACGGCGAGTTGATGGTGCGTCGTGAGGAGCAGCCGCAGCGTGCCCGGTGCACGGTGCTGCTCGACACCCGGGGCATCGCCTTCCGGGGCGCGGGCCCCGGCTCGGCCTTCGAGTGGGCCGTGGCGGGCGCCGCGTCCGTGCTGGTGCACATGCTAGAAGGGGGCTTCTCGGTACGGCTGTTGACGGACACCGGCAACGCGGTGCCCGGCGAGGGCGGAGACGGCTTCGCGGGTGCGAACCAGGAGTCGGCGGACGCGGCCGGGCTGATGATGGACACCCTCGCGGTGATCGACCACTCCGACGGTGCGGGCCTGTCCCGGGCCTACGACGTGCTGCGCGGCGGGAACGAGGGGCTGCTGGTGGCCTTCCTCGGCGACCTGGACGAGGATCAGGCGGCGGTGCTGGGCCGGATGCGGCAGCGCAGCCCGGGCGCGGTCGCCTTCGTGCTGGACAGCGACACCTGGATACGGGAACCGGGCGACGTGCCCGGTCCGTTGGACGGGAGCGGGGAGCGGTTGCGCATGCTGCGCGAGGCGGGCTGGACGGCCCTCGGTGTGCCGCGGGGCGCTTCCGTGGACGAGCTGTGGCGGCAGGCCGACCGGGAGCGCAGGGGGATGGCCGCCGCGGGCGGCGGGGAGGGACCGTGATGAGCGGGCGGGTACGACTGGCGCTGGGCGCGTGGGCGGCCACGCTGATGGCAGCGTGCGCCCTGCTGCCCCTCGTCAAGCCGGCGACCTGGATCGTGCAGGCGGCCTTCCTGCTGGCCGTGCAGGCGGGCGCGGGCGCGGCGGCCCGCAGGGTGCCGCTGGCGCGACCGCTGACGGTGGCGGCACAGGCCGTGGTCACGGTGTTGCTGCTGACGTTCGTGTTCGCCCGTGAGCAGGCCTTCGCCGGGCTGGTGCCCGGTCCGGACGCCCTCGACCGCTTCGCGCTCCTGCTCCGCCAGGGCGGAGACGACATCGCGCGGTACGCGATCCCGGCGCCCCTGGAGTCCGACGGCATCCGGCTGATGCTCATCGGCGGCGTCCTGATCATCGGACTGCTGGTGGACACCCTCGCGGTGACCTTCCGCAGCGCCGCCCCGGCCGGGCTGCCGCTGCTCGCCCTGTACTCGGTGGCCGCGGGGCTGTCCGACGGGGGCACCGACTGGCTGTGGTTCCTGGTCGCGGCGGCCGGCTATCTGATGCTGCTCCTGGCCGAGGGACGGGACCGGCTCTCCCAGTGGGGCCGGGTCTTCGGCGGGGCCCCGCGCACGGCCGGAGGGGAACCGAGCGGCGCGGTCGCCCCGGTCCGCACCGGCCGGCGCATCGGCGTGGTCGCGCTGGGCATCGCCCTTGTGGTGCCGCTCGGCCTGCCCGCGATGAACGGCGGCCTGCTGGACTCCGTGGGCACGGGCGCGGGCGGCGGCACGGGCGGCGGAGGCACGATCTCCGCCGTGAACCCGCTGGTGTCGCTGCGCGACAATCTGAACGTGGACGAGGACCGGCAGGTCCTCTCCGTGAAGACGAAGATGGCCGACGTCTCGGACCTCTATCTGCGGATCGTGTCCCTGGACGACTTCGACGGCACCACCTGGAAGCCGTCCCGGCGATCCATCACCGCGGTGCCCGACGGCACCCTCCCGACCCCGATCGGCCTCGGCCCCGACGTCAAACGCACGGAGGTCGACACCACGATCACGGCGGCCGACTGGTACGCCCAGGACTGGCTGCCCATGCCGTACCCGCCCAGCGCCGTCAACATCCGGGGCAACTGGCGTTACGAGCCCCTGGGCATGACGCTGGTCGGAGACCACGGCCAGAACACACGAGGGCTGACGTACCAGGTCATGAGCCTGGACGTGCAGCCGACGGCGGAGCAGCTGGCCTCGGCGGCGCCCCCGCCGACGGACATCGAGCGGGATTTCACCAAGCTGCCCGACTCGCTGCCGCCGGTGGTGGCCCGCACCGCCCGCCAGGTCACCGCGGGCGCCGCCAACCCGTACGACCAGGCGGTCAAGCTCCAGGACTGGTTCGCCGTGACCGGCGGCTTCGAGTACGACACCCGGGTGCAGGTCGGCAGCGGCTCGGAGGGGATCGCCCGCTTCCTGCGGGACAAGCAGGGCTTCTGCGTGCACTTTTCCTTCGCGATGGCGGCGATGGCCCGCTCCCTGGACATACCGGCCCGGGTCGCGGTGGGCTTCGCGCCCGGTTCCCCGCAGGCGGACGGCTCGGTGTCGGTGGGGCTGCGCGACGCGCACGCCTGGCCCGAGCTGTACTTCGAGGGCGTGGGCTGGACACGCTTCGAGCCGACTCCGAACCGCGGCTCGATGCCGCCGTACACCCTGCCGGAGAGCCCCGGCAGCTCGCTGCCTGACGTGGCGCGCCCGTCCCAGACGTCGTCCGCCGCGCCGTCCCCGACGCCCTCGGCGAGTGACAGCTGCACCCCTGAGCAGAAGAAGCTGGACGGCGGGTGCGCGAGCGAGTCCCCGCAGGCGGTGCTGCCCACGGGCGACGACGGCCCGAAGTGGTACGCGCTCCTGGCCTGGGCCCTGGCCGTGCTCGCCGTCCTGGCGCTCCCGCTGACACCGATGCTGTGGCGCCTGCGGACCCGCGCGGTCCGGCTGGGGGCGCATGGCCGCGGCGAGGCGGACGCGGCGCCGCACACGCTGGCCGTCTGGCAGGAGCTGACCGACACGGCCTGGGACTTCGGCATCGCGCCGGACGAGTCACGGACGCCACGGAAGGCGGCCGCCCGTATCGTCCGGCTGGGCTCCCTCGACGCGACGGCGGCGGCCTCGGTGCACCGGGTGGCGAACGCGGTGGAGCAGGTCCTGTACGCACCGCGCCCCCGCCCGACGGCGGGACTCACGGACGATGTCCGCCGTGCGGCAGCGGGCCTGAGCGCCGGGGTCGGCCGCGGCACCAGGCTCCGTGCGGTCCTGGTCCCGCGCTCCACCGTGCGCGTGGTGTGGGCGGCGTCGGCCTGGTGGTCGGGCGTGCGGGAGCGGGCTCTGGCGCTGCGGCCGACGTGGCGGAAGACCTCGGGGCAGCAGGGCTGACGGGCGTGGGGGCCCTTCCCTGGGAGGGCCCCCAGGGAGCCCGTCGCGTCTCGTATGCATACGTCCTCGTACGCATACGTCAGGGGGTGACCACCGACTGGGTGGTCACCCCCTGACTCATGTCTTCACGTGTCGGGAGAGCTGCTGCTCCGGGCTAATGGCCGCCCTGCTCGTCGCGGCGCTTCTGCCAGCGCTGCTCGATGCGGTCCATCATGGAGCGCCGTTGCCGGCCCTGTCGGCGGGCGGCCGGCTGTCCGTCGGCCCCGGCCGCCTGTTCGCCCGGCTTGGGGGCCTTGCGCCAGCCGGTCACGGCGAGCACCGCACAGCCCAGCATGACGAGGAAGCCCACGACGCTGAGCCAGACCTGCTTGGCGACCATACCGGCCATGAGGAGCGCAATACCTACGAGGAAGCCCGCGACCGCCTGGTAGACCCGCCGCCGGGTGTACGTACGCAGCCCGCTTCCCTCAAGCGCCGACGCGAACTTGGGATCTTCGGCGTACAGCGCTCGCTCCATCTGCTCGAGCATGCGCTGCTCGTGCTCCGAGAGCGGCACGGAGTCCTCCTCATCGTGCAGTCGCCGGGGCGACCCGGGGGGTCTCTTCAGGATAGGCAGGGAATCGCCCCCGTGAAACCCGCCCCTCTGCGCCATTTGGCCAACCGGAATCCGCCATGGACGTCCCG encodes the following:
- a CDS encoding carbonic anhydrase produces the protein MTTSASIPTGSESATAAGGTVTDRIVEANAQYAAAFGHAGMDAKPALHVAVVACMDARLDPLAALGLELGDCHTIRNAGGVVTDDVIRSLTISQRKLGTRSVVLVHHTGCGMETLSEGFRGELEAEVGQRPAWAVECFSDVDQDVRQSMRRVRTSPFLPHTDDVRGFVFDVKTGLLREIDPAS
- a CDS encoding MoxR family ATPase, which gives rise to MTTYDDRASLTDLTAVVERVRESVEGVIEGKPEVVRLSLTVLLAEGHLLIEDVPGVGKTMLAKALARSIDCSVRRIQFTPDLLPSDITGVSIWDQQRSDFEFKPGAIFAQVVIGDEINRASPKTQSALLESMEERQVTIDGKTYELPSPFMVVATQNPVEMEGTYPLPEAQRDRFMARVSVGYPSPEAELQMLDVHGGVSPLEDLQPVAHAHEILKLIEAVRGVHVAEPVRRYAVDLVGATRTHPDLRLGASPRATLHLLRAAKASAALSGREYALPDDVQALAVAVLAHRLLPTAQAQLNRRTAQQVVEEILQRTAVPAAPQQSGFGGLGRGVPAYPQQPPRRL
- a CDS encoding DUF58 domain-containing protein → MTTAGTGQSEADRGEKGGIRTALAGLTTRGRSFLAAGVAAAACSYVLGQSDLLRVGLLLAVLPLVCATVLYRTRYRVAGSRRLSPARVPAGSEARVHLRMDNVSRLPTGLLMLQDRVPYVLGPRPRFVLDRVEAGGRREVSYRVRSDLRGRYPLGPLQLRLTDPFGMCELTRSFSTHDTLTVIPRVEPLAPVRLSGEAKGYGEGRQRSLALAGEDDVIPRGYRYGDDLRRVHWRSTARYGELMVRREEQPQRARCTVLLDTRGIAFRGAGPGSAFEWAVAGAASVLVHMLEGGFSVRLLTDTGNAVPGEGGDGFAGANQESADAAGLMMDTLAVIDHSDGAGLSRAYDVLRGGNEGLLVAFLGDLDEDQAAVLGRMRQRSPGAVAFVLDSDTWIREPGDVPGPLDGSGERLRMLREAGWTALGVPRGASVDELWRQADRERRGMAAAGGGEGP
- a CDS encoding transglutaminaseTgpA domain-containing protein, with the protein product MSGRVRLALGAWAATLMAACALLPLVKPATWIVQAAFLLAVQAGAGAAARRVPLARPLTVAAQAVVTVLLLTFVFAREQAFAGLVPGPDALDRFALLLRQGGDDIARYAIPAPLESDGIRLMLIGGVLIIGLLVDTLAVTFRSAAPAGLPLLALYSVAAGLSDGGTDWLWFLVAAAGYLMLLLAEGRDRLSQWGRVFGGAPRTAGGEPSGAVAPVRTGRRIGVVALGIALVVPLGLPAMNGGLLDSVGTGAGGGTGGGGTISAVNPLVSLRDNLNVDEDRQVLSVKTKMADVSDLYLRIVSLDDFDGTTWKPSRRSITAVPDGTLPTPIGLGPDVKRTEVDTTITAADWYAQDWLPMPYPPSAVNIRGNWRYEPLGMTLVGDHGQNTRGLTYQVMSLDVQPTAEQLASAAPPPTDIERDFTKLPDSLPPVVARTARQVTAGAANPYDQAVKLQDWFAVTGGFEYDTRVQVGSGSEGIARFLRDKQGFCVHFSFAMAAMARSLDIPARVAVGFAPGSPQADGSVSVGLRDAHAWPELYFEGVGWTRFEPTPNRGSMPPYTLPESPGSSLPDVARPSQTSSAAPSPTPSASDSCTPEQKKLDGGCASESPQAVLPTGDDGPKWYALLAWALAVLAVLALPLTPMLWRLRTRAVRLGAHGRGEADAAPHTLAVWQELTDTAWDFGIAPDESRTPRKAAARIVRLGSLDATAAASVHRVANAVEQVLYAPRPRPTAGLTDDVRRAAAGLSAGVGRGTRLRAVLVPRSTVRVVWAASAWWSGVRERALALRPTWRKTSGQQG
- a CDS encoding DUF3040 domain-containing protein, translating into MPLSEHEQRMLEQMERALYAEDPKFASALEGSGLRTYTRRRVYQAVAGFLVGIALLMAGMVAKQVWLSVVGFLVMLGCAVLAVTGWRKAPKPGEQAAGADGQPAARRQGRQRRSMMDRIEQRWQKRRDEQGGH